The Rosa rugosa chromosome 1, drRosRugo1.1, whole genome shotgun sequence genomic sequence aggGCCATTGCTTTCATCAAGCAAATGCAAATGCATCTGCTGATATTTCTGGGTACCATTTCACTGATGTCTGTAGGTCCCAAATGAACCATCATCATGAACATAGCGACCCTTAATTTTTGGGGTGGGGCGGTGGGATTGGGGCATGAGATTCATGGCAAATGGGTGTCAGAAGGCTCCACTCATCCACATGCCTTCTTAGGGTTCATAAGATAGTCTGTCATAGTACCACCATTGCATTGTATTCTACCCTGAACTAGTAACCACTCTACTTGTTCCAGAATAGtgaatatgaaattatgaatataTTATACTGTTGTACAtgtaagagttttttttttttttcaggagcCAAAAGACCCACTCTTAACTGCTCCCAGGTCTAAAGCTATAAAGATTATTGTACATAGAAAGGCTGGTGAATGATGCACTGGGACAGAGTCACAGGCTCGTCAAGTCTCAGGTAGAAGAAGAGAACCAACATGATCAATCAAAGTAGATGGCTAGTACTGGTTTTGTCTGTTattgttttcatttttagtacTTCCATCTAATCTTATGTTGAACAGATTTCAGCTTCACCCTGTAATTAAAAGCTTTCAGTTTTAGTCTAAAGCGTAATCTGTGTCTATATGGGATTAACCTAACCTTAATATTCAGGCTCTTCTTTCATTAAGATGGTTGATGATACATGTTGTGAATATGTAAAAATACATTCCATCTTTGCAGAAATGCAGTCTAGGATGCTCTGAAATCTACGAGGACCACACTTTACATCTACATCATACAGATAGGTGATGTTGGTTTATGCAATAAAACAACATTTCACTCCTTTTAAGGGAAAATGACCTAAGGGGTGGGTGAAAAAAGAACGAAAGAAAAATGTTGGACGTAACTGTTTTGAGAGCATGGTAGTTAGAGAGGACCAAAAgtatttttttgatcaaatgaaATGAATTTATTTGCAGGGAAGAAAATGTTACAAGTAGAATCAATAATATAATCAAGAATTACTAATGCACCTATTCATAATATAATGGCAGACCATCGAACCTGAATCTATCTTCCTATGTCCAGAGAAGACCAAAAATTACTTTCACCTAGCTAGGATACTATGATGGCATGTCATTGACCATTGTTCTGTATGAAATGTTATATAAGATTGTCTTTAAGAAATTTCCTTTTGAGGCTCAAGTCCATGATCCCTAATGTTAATTGATGCAACCCATAGCAAACCAGCTGAACCCAGTTAGTGTTCCATCACCCTATTGCCCCATTCAAGGGTACATACAAGCCCCTTGACCCCAGGGATTGGAGTGATAGTGCCTCATAAAGCATTGTAGCATGAGTTGTAACTCTACAGCTCTTTCGATCTGATGGTCACCTTCAGCTAGTTATCAATCACTGATGCACAAAACTTTACTAGCAAAAGGCTCCCAGTGAGTTTTGACTGTTCGGAGCTCAAAAATATGTCAATTAGAAGTAAAAACGAATAGGGAGTTTCTATTAGACTTGAGATCTAACTTTTCCTCGaccacaatatatatataatttttttttttttaaaaaccaCCCCactcccacccttgatggggctcgaactcctgacctcttatatatgagactaaagccttaccaccccaccaaacacacacacccaccaCAATATTTGAGACTGCATATATAGACTATTTTTCGCTTCTTATAACAAATGAGTTATTTATCTCATTTCACTTAACACTAAAGGGGTTGGACAATCGACAATCATCATAATTGCCTTTAGTtaattttttcaaatttttattGATTTAACCTGGGAAGGATAATTTGGTACAACTCCCACTTCttttttcattaattttttttttttggttaaaacgGGGACTGGAAAGAGAATGCTCTCCAACCCCAATTTAttgagagaaatagaaaaaaattacAACCATAGGGGAAGAGCAAGGCCTCCCTCACGAACAATCAGATAAACAATAGAAACAACACAAACAACTAAACATATTCCAAAATTTGGGAGACCAAGTTCATCTAACCGACAATACTGAAGGTTGGAAGGAGGAGGATCATCCCACCATGTCATGATGCCAGTTAAGGACAAATCAATATTAGCAAAAGCATCAGCAACTTGATTGTCATCCCTAAAAATATGAAAAGACCGAAAATGCATCTGTGAGATAAGGTGCAAGCAATTACTCCAACCAACACGTAAACGCCAAGGAACAAAGTGAGGATCAACTATACTTCTTTTTTCATCAAATATGTTGTCAAAGAAGGTTGTTAACTATACTTATCCATTGGCCAAGACGAAACTACACTACTACAGTAGATTTAtctaaaaatagaaaagaagttCTTAACTATTAGAAACCATTCTCCAATGTTATCGAAAACAAATCTCAGTCCAAATTAAGAAGCCCAATGGGTAGTGATCCCAGCCCTAACTCGCTGTGCTTATTACAAGCCCATTGCTTAAGTAAACTAAAATGTCAAAGCTAAAAAGCAATTTTATGCGGAAGAAGAGATCAAATAAACCCAACTGAAGGCACTCCACTCAAGAACTAATCTTACGGTTAAAACTGCATCTTGGATTCAATATAgtctcagaccaaaaaaaaaaggattcaaTATAGTCAATTTGTCCCTCACTCAAGAACTAATATTTTGAATAAAGTTTGGAAACTAAATATTCCGCCTAAAATCAAGATTTTTGTTTAGATACTAATCAGAATAGGCTTAGAACCAGAGATAAATTAGCTATGCATAATCATTCTATTTCTCATGTTTGTCTCCAGTGATACAGAATCTGTTGAGCATTTTCTTTAGGCATTGCTTTTATGCTATTCAGGTTTGGTCTCATTTTGAAGTTCCTAAAGGGGGTGTATTGAATATGGAATTAGTgaaacttttaaagaaatctatgaaaTTTAAAAATCTgggtattcaatatagacttttagtAATCCAtaaaagtcttgaggtattcaattatgattaaagacttcatgaatttcACCAAAATcaaggggtattcaattaggacttttaaaatgtttaaaagttccactaattccatatatatAGAACCAATCAATACTTTATTCACCAGATTACTATTACCactctctacatgcgttttgcATGCAATGTGGCCAACATTTATTTAAACAATGGTAATTATATTAGTCTTCATAGGGTGATCCTTGCCCACCACCTCCTCCGGTTCGGTTGTTACTCCTGGGCTTGAATACCACAGTACCCATGTGACTAAAAGGAAATCAAATATTCAAATACCACAGAATGCCTTGAGCTCACACTCATGTCCTTCACAATCTTTGTAACCTTGTGCTTGAAtatgttggagaggaaatatcTCACATCGGAatagtgacaaataaaatataatttataactgagtggatcacacccaattgtaccgaggcattttgtgattaaaatcCAACACCTAGAGTGGagacaatatcggtacaattGTGGActacgggccacgcttgtcgctgtttaacatgataTCAGAGTGGGTCCCTCTCCAATTGCTTCTCCAATTATCATGGGCCTGAATTTGGGTTCTTTATATTGTCATCGGAATATTCCGATTGGATaacaatgtgggccttggattgttatattggccaagtctccgatatgaggctttgtgtcccaatttccaatatgggaattggattgttaattaatttcacgtgcagacctaaaGCTAGGTTGCACGTAAGGGGgtgtgttggagaggaaatatcTCACATTAGAAtaatgacaaataaaatataagttATAACTGGGTGGatcacacccaattgtaccaaggccttttgtgattaaaacccaacatcTAACatgtggttaagttgggacaatatcggtacaatggtggaccacgggccacgcttgtcgctgtttaataGAATATACTCAACCTGATTCAACGGTTTATACTTTAAAGGGTGATCCTTGTCCACCATCTCCTTCGGTACGGTTGTTACTCCTTTTTTGAGTGAGAAGAGCCCAAACGAGTATCTTATCTGATCTGAGTGAATCAGGTTGACTCTGTGTTTATAAGCTCTTATTTTGTCATTGGTCCAAGCCTAGCCATTTCATAAATAAACTTCTTTTACATATGTGCATGAGGAGTACAGGCTAATtgtgatggaaaaaaaaaacgctcGGTTACCTGAAATGCACCAAAGACGGTGTTGTGAAGCTCCAAGGTAAGTTCGCTGGACAATATCCCTGTGAAATAGCCAAGCGGGTCTTCAAGTGCATTGCATACTTGTTTGCGTACCGAGAGCCATGAACTTGTCCCTGGCTTCAAGCACTCGAGATCTGAGAAATCTACCACTGGAATCTGGGTCATCACTTCTCACTAGCTGAGAGGTGAATGCTCTAAATATCTATGTTAGCGTATATAGAAAATCAAAAAGAGATAGGGTAGGtgtttgaacctaaatttgACAAGGGCTATGTGGCAGATAGGTGGGCTGAGTCCACAAAATATATTAAACGATCACAGTTAAATGACTGCGGTGTAATGAATGACTGCGGTTGAATGGCCGCTGCATAATGAATGAGCAAGGTTGACTAGCCGTGGCATAATAAATAATTGCGGTTAAATGACCACAACATATTAAAGATCTACAAAAACTAGCTGTCAACTTTATGATAGAAGATAACGTAATAAATGACCACGGCCATTTAGTGGCGACATATTGAAGATCTACAAAAGCTAGTTGTCAACTTTATGACAGAAGATAACGCATTCAGATGACTGTTAACAAGTTTAGAGAAATCCACTTGAATGAGAATTAAGCTATTTATTACTGGAATCATCAGTTTCTGAATTTGATTACCCTTAAAAGCAGTttgaatttttaatttatttataatAAATCTAAAAAATCAAGGCTGAGATtgtatatttttctttatttaataTTTGGCAGGGCGAAGTGGGCTatgtcccggtatgcacactcagtgtgccttgtctggcctagcgaggcggcgggctatttgcttgatcaaatggacgcaacctcctagtggcaggatgagattgagtgtcgccggatttatttccatgcggcaacatagtgggaaaactgtgtcttttgtaatgatgcttcttcgtgatagagttatctttccagtATGTCAccgttatgtcaaagcaaatggagtagccattcgtgcactctttgctaattggtgcttgttagaatacatagattttatgGAGAatcttgatattatttcaggatgttctctttatgcttattgtaatctgg encodes the following:
- the LOC133741954 gene encoding deoxypodophyllotoxin synthase-like yields the protein MTQIPVVDFSDLECLKPGTSSWLSVRKQVCNALEDPLGYFTGILSSELTLELHNTVFGAFQAWTNDKIRAYKHRVNLIHSDQIRYSFGLFSLKKGVTTVPKEMVDKDHPLKYKPLNQVEYILLNSDKRGPWSTIVPILSQLNHMLDVGF